A genomic stretch from Falco cherrug isolate bFalChe1 chromosome 1, bFalChe1.pri, whole genome shotgun sequence includes:
- the ABRAXAS1 gene encoding BRCA1-A complex subunit Abraxas 1 isoform X2 — protein sequence MEGESTSALLSGFVFGALAFQHLSTDSDTEGFLLGDVKGEAKNSITDSQLDDVEVVYTIDIQKHIPCYQLFSFYNSAGELNEVALKKILSGCKKSVIGWYKFRRNTDQTMTFRERLLHKNLQSHLSNQGLVFLLLTSSVMTESFSTYRLEHALHRPQEGSQFFYEDGSLEEVHKINEMYATLQEELKKICSTVEVSERSVEKLLAEVSQLKEEIKRKKQQSCSEDRDDPGEPKENVLLCQALQTFFPNSGFQTCIVSFKGQQISKNCCNIDHNINVIDKLTLMVKERDFTEAETRHLAKRKVRGTITGSKSFKKSRSLHLHQKLLQDQEDSDQERKFMLMSTETDEDIFEKGDTNEISLSPTF from the exons ATGGAGGGCGAGAGCACGTCTGCTCTGCTCTCGGGCTTCGTCTTCGGCGCCCTCGCCTTCCAGCACCTCAGCACCGACTCGGACACG GAAGGTTTTCTCCTTGGAGATGTGAAAGGTGAAGCCAAGAACAGCATTACTGACTCACAGCTGGATGATGTTGAAGTTGTTTATACCATTG ATATACAGAAGCACATTCCATGCTACCAGTTGTTCAG CTTTTATAATTCTGCAGGAGAACTGAATGAAGTTGCCTTGAAGAAAATACTATCAGGCTGTaagaag AGTGTAATAGGATGGTACAAATTCAGACGTAACACAGACCAGACCATGACATTCCGGGAAAGACTTCTTCATAAGAATTTACAGTCACACCTGTCAAATCAGGGTCTTGTATTCCTTTTATTAACCTCTAGCGTGATGACAGAAAGCTTCTCTACTTACAGACTGGAACATGCTTTACATCGGCCACAAGAAGg GTCACAGTTCTTTTATGAAGATGGATCCTTAGAAGAGGTTCATAAGATAAATGAGATGTATGCCACCTTGCAGGAGGAACTGAAG aaaataTGCTCTACAGTAGAAGTCAGTGAACGATCTGTAGAGAAACTCTTAGCAGAGGTGAGccaattaaaagaagaaataaagcgGAAAAAGCAACAGAGTTGTTCAG aagacagagATGACCCAGGAGAGCCAAAGGAGAATGTTCTCCTTTGTCAGGCACTGCAAACATTTTTCCCTAATTCTGGATTTCAGACATGTATTGTTTCCTTCAAAGGCCAACAGATATCCAAGAACTGCTGTAACATTGACCATAATATTAATGTCATAGACAAACTGACTCTTATGGTAAAGGAAAGAGACTTCACTGAAGCTGAAACAAGACACCTAGCCAAGCGTAAGGTCAGAGGGACCATAACAGGATCAAAGTCATTCAAGAAATCCAGATCACTGCACCTTCACCAAAAATTACTTCAAGACCAAGAGGACAGTGACCAGGAAAGGAAGTTTATGCTGATGAGCACTGAAACAGATGAGGACATCTTTGAAAAGGGAGACACAAATGAAATCTCACTCTCTCCTACTTTTTGA
- the ABRAXAS1 gene encoding BRCA1-A complex subunit Abraxas 1 isoform X1, whose protein sequence is MEGESTSALLSGFVFGALAFQHLSTDSDTEGFLLGDVKGEAKNSITDSQLDDVEVVYTIDIQKHIPCYQLFSFYNSAGELNEVALKKILSGCKKSVIGWYKFRRNTDQTMTFRERLLHKNLQSHLSNQGLVFLLLTSSVMTESFSTYRLEHALHRPQEGLFQKVPLVVTNLGMAEQQGYRTVSGSCVSSGFVRAVRQHRSQFFYEDGSLEEVHKINEMYATLQEELKKICSTVEVSERSVEKLLAEVSQLKEEIKRKKQQSCSEDRDDPGEPKENVLLCQALQTFFPNSGFQTCIVSFKGQQISKNCCNIDHNINVIDKLTLMVKERDFTEAETRHLAKRKVRGTITGSKSFKKSRSLHLHQKLLQDQEDSDQERKFMLMSTETDEDIFEKGDTNEISLSPTF, encoded by the exons ATGGAGGGCGAGAGCACGTCTGCTCTGCTCTCGGGCTTCGTCTTCGGCGCCCTCGCCTTCCAGCACCTCAGCACCGACTCGGACACG GAAGGTTTTCTCCTTGGAGATGTGAAAGGTGAAGCCAAGAACAGCATTACTGACTCACAGCTGGATGATGTTGAAGTTGTTTATACCATTG ATATACAGAAGCACATTCCATGCTACCAGTTGTTCAG CTTTTATAATTCTGCAGGAGAACTGAATGAAGTTGCCTTGAAGAAAATACTATCAGGCTGTaagaag AGTGTAATAGGATGGTACAAATTCAGACGTAACACAGACCAGACCATGACATTCCGGGAAAGACTTCTTCATAAGAATTTACAGTCACACCTGTCAAATCAGGGTCTTGTATTCCTTTTATTAACCTCTAGCGTGATGACAGAAAGCTTCTCTACTTACAGACTGGAACATGCTTTACATCGGCCACAAGAAGg TCTTTTCCAGAAAGTTCCTCTGGTGGTTACCAACTTGGGTATGGCAGAACAGCAAGGTTACAGAACAGTGTCTGGTTCCTGTGTATCTTCCGGGTTTGTCAGAGCAGTAAGACAACACAG GTCACAGTTCTTTTATGAAGATGGATCCTTAGAAGAGGTTCATAAGATAAATGAGATGTATGCCACCTTGCAGGAGGAACTGAAG aaaataTGCTCTACAGTAGAAGTCAGTGAACGATCTGTAGAGAAACTCTTAGCAGAGGTGAGccaattaaaagaagaaataaagcgGAAAAAGCAACAGAGTTGTTCAG aagacagagATGACCCAGGAGAGCCAAAGGAGAATGTTCTCCTTTGTCAGGCACTGCAAACATTTTTCCCTAATTCTGGATTTCAGACATGTATTGTTTCCTTCAAAGGCCAACAGATATCCAAGAACTGCTGTAACATTGACCATAATATTAATGTCATAGACAAACTGACTCTTATGGTAAAGGAAAGAGACTTCACTGAAGCTGAAACAAGACACCTAGCCAAGCGTAAGGTCAGAGGGACCATAACAGGATCAAAGTCATTCAAGAAATCCAGATCACTGCACCTTCACCAAAAATTACTTCAAGACCAAGAGGACAGTGACCAGGAAAGGAAGTTTATGCTGATGAGCACTGAAACAGATGAGGACATCTTTGAAAAGGGAGACACAAATGAAATCTCACTCTCTCCTACTTTTTGA
- the ABRAXAS1 gene encoding BRCA1-A complex subunit Abraxas 1 isoform X3, with translation MTFRERLLHKNLQSHLSNQGLVFLLLTSSVMTESFSTYRLEHALHRPQEGLFQKVPLVVTNLGMAEQQGYRTVSGSCVSSGFVRAVRQHRSQFFYEDGSLEEVHKINEMYATLQEELKKICSTVEVSERSVEKLLAEVSQLKEEIKRKKQQSCSEDRDDPGEPKENVLLCQALQTFFPNSGFQTCIVSFKGQQISKNCCNIDHNINVIDKLTLMVKERDFTEAETRHLAKRKVRGTITGSKSFKKSRSLHLHQKLLQDQEDSDQERKFMLMSTETDEDIFEKGDTNEISLSPTF, from the exons ATGACATTCCGGGAAAGACTTCTTCATAAGAATTTACAGTCACACCTGTCAAATCAGGGTCTTGTATTCCTTTTATTAACCTCTAGCGTGATGACAGAAAGCTTCTCTACTTACAGACTGGAACATGCTTTACATCGGCCACAAGAAGg TCTTTTCCAGAAAGTTCCTCTGGTGGTTACCAACTTGGGTATGGCAGAACAGCAAGGTTACAGAACAGTGTCTGGTTCCTGTGTATCTTCCGGGTTTGTCAGAGCAGTAAGACAACACAG GTCACAGTTCTTTTATGAAGATGGATCCTTAGAAGAGGTTCATAAGATAAATGAGATGTATGCCACCTTGCAGGAGGAACTGAAG aaaataTGCTCTACAGTAGAAGTCAGTGAACGATCTGTAGAGAAACTCTTAGCAGAGGTGAGccaattaaaagaagaaataaagcgGAAAAAGCAACAGAGTTGTTCAG aagacagagATGACCCAGGAGAGCCAAAGGAGAATGTTCTCCTTTGTCAGGCACTGCAAACATTTTTCCCTAATTCTGGATTTCAGACATGTATTGTTTCCTTCAAAGGCCAACAGATATCCAAGAACTGCTGTAACATTGACCATAATATTAATGTCATAGACAAACTGACTCTTATGGTAAAGGAAAGAGACTTCACTGAAGCTGAAACAAGACACCTAGCCAAGCGTAAGGTCAGAGGGACCATAACAGGATCAAAGTCATTCAAGAAATCCAGATCACTGCACCTTCACCAAAAATTACTTCAAGACCAAGAGGACAGTGACCAGGAAAGGAAGTTTATGCTGATGAGCACTGAAACAGATGAGGACATCTTTGAAAAGGGAGACACAAATGAAATCTCACTCTCTCCTACTTTTTGA
- the MRPS18C gene encoding 28S ribosomal protein S18c, mitochondrial, whose amino-acid sequence MAARAVGTWSPWRRLMPAALWEQPRRLQHERSLDPSDQPIQMENPYKEPPKRCVLCGINVDYKNVQLLSQFVSPHTGCIYGRHITGLCNKKQKEITKAIKRAHVFGFMPVMYKSPSFLTDPKICNIKYSE is encoded by the exons ATGGCGGCGCGGGCGGTGGGGACGTGGAGTCCCTGGCGCCGGCTGATGCCGG CGGCACTGTGGGAGCAGCCGCGGCGGCTCCAGCATGAGCGGTCGCTCGACCCGTCCGACCAG CCCATACAAATGGAGAACCCCTATAAAGAACCTCCAAAAAGATGTGTCTTATGTGGAATAAATGTGGACTATAAGAATGTGCAG CTTCTTTCCCAGTTTGTTTCTCCGCACACTGGCTGCATTTACGGCAGGCATATAACAG GTTTGTGCaacaagaagcagaaggaaattaCAAAAGCCATTAAAAGAGCTCATGTGTTTG GATTTATGCCAGTTATGTACAAGAGCCCATCATTTCTCACAGACCCCAAGATATGTAATATCAAGTATTCAGAGTAA